One Elaeis guineensis isolate ETL-2024a chromosome 10, EG11, whole genome shotgun sequence genomic window carries:
- the LOC105053425 gene encoding protein transport protein SEC23 G — MDFAELEATEGLRWPWNSWPSSRPDAAALVVPLSVMCTPLMPIADLPLLSYDPLMCARCRAALNPYARVDYRSALWACPFCHQKNHFPRSYAGIGENNLPAELFPTYSTVEYLLSRNPTSYSSFGLSSSSTASLLSSSASSLGSSLSSTSTLPAPDPSRPPGPSFVFVVDVCSAPEELRALKNEILHVVAQLPENALVGLVSFGSMVWVHDLGFTDCSRAVLFCGDRELTSEKIQELMGISQVQHHKLGISRHMPKHGFLLSVSDCEFNITNAIEELDSLSDTLPWHRPKRATGAAISTAVALLEGCAPNTGGRVMVFTSGPATTGPGMIAETDLSEAIRTHQDIINGHALLSEKARSFYKHLAHRLSDRSFVLDLFACSLDQVGAAELRYPIEMSGGFLVLAESFESEQFRKCLSHIFKHEGTDHLNMNFDATIEIVTAKEVKICGALGPCRSLRIKNKLVSEKEIGQGGTTSWKLGSLTNKTCIAFFFQASGDQNAEPPPVFFVQFMTRYQHGNGGFRLRVTTVARRWVGPRSPEIASGFDQEAAAAVMARLAVHRAEEYHARDVIRWLDKMLIRFTSKFGDYIPEDPSTFRLSSNFSLYPQFMYYLRRSQFIDVFNSTPDETAFFRLMLNGEGVVGSLIMIQPTLFQYSFDGPPVPVLLDVSSISPDVILLFDSYFHIVIHYGSKIAQWRKLGYDKDPSHENLRKLLEAPEIDAEALAAERIPVPKLIKCDQHGSQARFLLARLNPSVTQKTQLIDGSEVIFTDDVSLQVFIEHLQALAVQG, encoded by the exons ATGGACTTCGCGGAGCTGGAGGCGACGGAGGGCCTCCGGTGGCCGTGGAACTCGTGGCCTTCGTCGCGGCCGGACGCCGCTGCCCTTGTCGTCCCTCTGAGCGTGATGTGCACTCCTTTGATGCCCATTGCCGATCTGCCTCTCCTTTCCTACGACCCCCTGATGTGCGCCCGCTGCCGCGCCGCCCTCAACCCCTATGCCCGCGTCGATTACCGCTCCGCCCTCTGGGCCTGCCCCTTCTGCCACCAAAAGAACCACTTCCCTCGCTCCTACGCCGGCATCGGCGAGAACAACCTCCCCGCCGAGCTCTTCCCCACCTACTCCACCGTCGAGTACCTCCTCTCGCGGAACCCCACCTCCTACAGCAGCTTCGGCCTCTCCTCGTCCTCCACCGCctcccttctctcttcctccgCCTCTTCTCTCGGCTCCTCGCTCTCCTCCACCTCCACACTGCCGGCGCCGGACCCCTCTCGGCCGCCGGGGCCATCCTTCGTGTTTGTCGTGGATGTCTGCTCGGCGCCGGAGGAGCTTCGGGCGCTTAAAAATGAAATATTGCATGTAGTGGCACAGCTGCCGGAGAACGCGCTGGTGGGTTTGGTCTCGTTCGGCTCGATGGTGTGGGTCCATGACCTAGGGTTTACCGACTGCTCCAGGGCTGTTCTGTTCTGCGGTGATCGGGAACTCACTTCGGAGAAG ATCCAAGAGCTCATGGGCATTTCTCAAGTTCAGCACCACAAATTGGGCATATCTAGACATATGCCAAAGCATGGTTTTCTGCTATCAGTTTCTGATTGTGAATTCAATATTACCAACGCAATTGAAGAGCTTGACTCCTTATCTGACACCTTGCCTTGGCATCGCCCTAAGAGAGCCACTGGTGCTGCCATTTCAACAGCAGTTGCACTTCTAGAAGGTTGTGCACCTAATACTGGGGGCCGAGTAATGGTTTTTACATCTGGACCTGCGACAACTGGGCCTGGGATGATTGCAGAGACTGATCTTAGTGAGGCCATTCGTACTCACcaagatattataaatggtcATGCCCTTCTCAGTGAAAAGGCTCGTAGCTTTTACAAGCATCTGGCTCACAGATTATCCGACAGATCTTTTGTTCTTGATCTATTTGCTTGTTCTCTGGATCAGGTTGGAGCTGCAGAACTAAGATACCCGATCGAGATGTCTGGTGGCTTCTTGGTGCTTGCAGAGTCATTCGAGTCAGAACAGTTCAGAAAGTGTTTAAGCCACATCTTTAAGCATGAAGGGACAGACCATCTAAACATGAACTTTGATGCAACCATTGAGATAGTGACTGCAAAGGAGGTTAAGATATGTGGGGCCCTTGGACCTTGCAGGTCTCTTCGTATAAAGAACAAATTGGTAAGTGAGAAAGAAATAGGCCAGGGTGGAACTACTTCATGGAAGCTGGGTTCGCTGACTAACAAAACATGCATAGCCTTCTTCTTTCAAGCGAGTGGTGATCAGAATGCTGAGCCACCACCAGTCTTCTTTGTTCAGTTCATGACACGCTACCAGCATGGGAATGGCGGGTTTCGTTTAAGGGTGACTACAGTCGCAAGAAGATGGGTAGGGCCCCGGTCACCAGAAATTGCTTCCGGTTTTGATCAAGAAGCAGCTGCTGCTGTTATGGCTAGGCTTGCAGTGCACAGAGCAGAGGAATACCATGCCCGAGATGTCATTAGATGGCTGGATAAGATGCTTATTCGCTTCACATCCAAGTTTGGAGACTACATTCCGGAAGATCCATCTACATTCCGGCTGTCATCCAACTTTTCCCTCTATCCGCAGTTCATGTATTACCTAAGAAGGTCCCAGTTTATCGATGTCTTTAATAGCACTCCAGATGAAACTGCTTTCTTCCGACTGATGCTGAACGGAGAAGGGGTGGTTGGGTCCCTTATCATGATCCAGCCtactcttttccagtattcatTTGATGGACCACCCGTACCCGTGCTACTCGATGTCAGCTCGATCTCCCCAGATGTTATTTTGCTCTTTGATTCTTATTTCCATATCGTGATTCACTATGGTTCAAAGATTGCTCAGTGGAGGAAGCTTGGGTACGACAAGGATCCAAGCCATGAGAACTTGCGGAAACTGCTGGAGGCGCCGGAGATTGACGCGGAGGCACTTGCGGCAGAGCGTATTCCAGTCCCAAAACTCATTAAATGCGACCAGCATGGCAGTCAAGCAAGGTTTCTTCTTGCAAGGCTGAACCCATCGGTGACTCAGAAAACACAGTTGATAGATGGCTCGGAAGTCATATTTACAGATGATGTGAGCTTGCAAGTTTTTATAGAGCATTTGCAGGCTTTGGCTGTTCAGGGTTGA
- the LOC105053424 gene encoding glutathione reductase, chloroplastic, with amino-acid sequence MTTSLGAAPKLPFSPSALHNLARKLPISPFLLSPGPFSSKTLSFGFLLSPRLRSSSSSSFLPRRRFAARAGASTDNGAAGELRRYDFDLFTIGAGSGGVRASRFAANYGASVAICELPFATISSDLAGGVGGTCVLRGCVPKKLLVYSSKYSHEFEESRGFGWTYEADPKHDWSTLMANKNAELQRLTGIYKNILKNAGVALIEGRGKIIDPHTVEVDGKLYSARHILLSVGGRPFLPDIPGKEYAIDSDAALDLPSKPEKIAIVGGGYIALEFAGIFNGLTSDVHVFIRQKKVLRGFDEEIRDFVAEQMSLRGIEFHTEQSPQAILKSADGSLSLKTNKGTVDGFSHVMFATGRRPNTKNLGLEELGVELAKNGAILVDEYSRTSVDSIWAVGDVTDRINLTPVALMEGGAFAKTVFGSEPTKPDYRAVPSAVFSQPPIGTVGPTEEQAIQEYGDVDIYTANFRPLKATLSGLPDRVFMKIIVCASTNKVLGVHMCGEDSPEIIQGIAIAVKAGLTKADFDATVGIHPTSAEEFVTMRTPTRKIRSSSSSEEKADDGIKSAVDV; translated from the exons ATGACCACCTCCCTCGGAGCCGCCCCGAAGCTCCCCTTCTCTCCCTCCGCCCTCCACAACCTCGCCAGAAAGCTCCCCATCTCCCCCTTTCTCCTATCCCCAGGACCCTTCTCCTCTAAAACCCTCAGCTTCggttttcttctctcccctcgcttgcgctcttcttcttcttcttcctttctccccCGCCGTCGGTTCGCCGCGCGCGCCGGCGCCAGCACCGACAACGGAGCCGCGGGGGAGCTCCGACGCTATGATTTTGATCTCTTCACTATTGGCGCCGGCAGTGGCGGGGTCCGGGCCTCTCGCTTCGCCGCCAACTATGGTGCTTCTGTGGCCATTTGCGAGCTCCCCTTCGCCACGATATCTTCCGACCTTGCCGGTGGTGTCGGAGGAAC CTGTGTGCTCCGTGGATGTGTTCCAAAGAAATTGCTGGTTTATTCATCCAAGTACTCCCATGAATTTGAAGAGAGTCGCGGTTTTGGATGGACCTATGAAGCTGATCCGAAGCATGACTGGAGCACCTTGATGGCCAACAAAAATGCCGAGTTGCAGCGCCTCACTGGgatttacaaaaatattttgaagaatgCTGGGGTGGCATTAATTGAAGGTCGTGGAAAG ATAATTGACCCACATACTGTTGAGGTAGATGGGAAACTCTACTCTGCTAGGCACATACTTCTTTCAGTTGGTGGACGACCCTTCCTGCCAGACATTCCTGGAAAGGAGTATGCCATTGACTCAGATGCTGCTTTAGATTTACCTTCAAAACCTGAAAAGATTGCAATAGTAGGAGGAGGCTACATTGCTTTAGAGTTTGCTGGCATCTTCAATGGATTAACAAGTGATGTTCATGTTTTTATCCGGCAAAAAAAAGTGCTAAGAGGCTTTGATGAGGAG ATCAGAGACTTTGTTGCAGAACAAATGTCTCTTAGGGGTATTGAATTTCATACCGAACAGTCTCCTCAGGCAATCCTTAAATCAGCAGATGGTTCACTATCACTGAAAACTAACAAGGGAACTGTTGATGGTTTCTCACATGTAATGTTTGCAACAGGTCGAAGACCAAATACAAAG AACCTGGGACTGGAGGAGCTTGGAGTGGAATTGGCCAAGAACGGAGCAATATTg GTTGATGAATACTCTCGGACATCAGTTGATTCCATCTGGGCTGTTGGAGATGTTACTGATAGGATAAACCTCACTCCAGTTGCATTGATGGAAGGAGGGGCATTTGCAAAAACGGTATTTGGCAGTGAACCTACAAAACCAGATTACAG AGCGGTGCCATCTGCTGTGTTTTCTCAGCCACCTATTGGAACTGTCGGTCCTACTGAGGAGCAG GCAATTCAAGAATATGGGGATGTCGATATCTACACAGCTAACTTCAGGCCTCTGAAGGCCACTCTCTCTGGTCTTCCTGATCGTGTATTTATGAAAATTATCGTTTGTGCAAGCACGAACAAAGTTTTAGGAGTGCACATGTGTGGGGAGGATTCCCCAGAGATTATCCAG GGGATTGCTATTGCTGTCAAGGCTGGACTTACAAAGGCAGATTTTGATGCCACAGTTGGTATCCACCCTACATCTGCAGAGGAATTTGTCACAATGAGGACTCCAACTCGAAAAATTCGGAGTTCTTCCTCTAGCGAG GAAAAGGCTGATGATGGGATCAAGTCAGCAGTAGATGTTTAG